DNA from Candidatus Neomarinimicrobiota bacterium:
GCGATTCGGCTATGGTCGTGATCTCACCGTAGAAAGAGGTACCGTCATTTTTGGACAGAATTTCCCCCGCTCCCTTGACCCCCATGAGCATGAGTGAGTCGCGTTCCACCTGGCGGGTGAGGTCCTCCGTCCGTTCCCAGCTCTCGCCGCGGTCTTTAGAGATGAACAGCCGGTTGCCGCCGAAGTAGACTGTGCTCGGATAGTGTTGCGAAAGCAGGATCGGCGTCACCCAGTCAAAGCGGTACGGCTCCTCGTCTCCCGGCGGGTAGGGACGAATATCGAGAAGATCTCCGGTCTGCGAATCGAGCCTGGTGATACTCCCGTTCTGGGCGTTGGAGTAGACATAACGTTGGTCAGAAGGATCGGGCTGTTGATACATACCGTCGCCGAAGCCGATCTGATGCCAGTCATCATCAATGATGCCGATCCAGTGACGGCTGGTGCTGGGCCCCATCCACGAATGATTATCCTGCATGCCGCCATAAACATTGTAAGGCGTCCGCATGTCGTAGCCTATGGCGTAGAACTGTCCGATGGGAAAATTGTTCATGCGAATGTAAGTCTCACCCATATCCCAGCTCTCGTGGAGTCCCGCATCGCCGGCGAGATAGAAATGCTCGGGATTGGCCGGATCGATCCACAGTGTATGGTGATCGCTGTGAACACCCACATCATAGGTGGGGCGTGTCGGCATCTGGCGAAAAGTTTTGCCGCCGTCATCACTCCTGTAGAACTCCACTGCCAGCAGATAGACACGGTCCTCATCAGTGGGATCAATGAAGATGTGGCTGTAGTACATAGGGCGGGGATTCAGATCGTTTACCTTGTTCCAGGAGCTGCCGCCGTCCGCGGAGCGATAGACGCCGGCCTCTTCTGGATGTTCTACAGTGGCATACAATACCTTCCCGTTCGTTCTCGAAATCGCCAGTCCGATGCGGCCCTTGTCCCCTTCTGGAATGCCGCTGGTTAGTGCCCGCCAAGTTTTCCCACCGTCCGTCGTTTTGTATATCCCGCTTCCGGGGCCGCCGCCGTTGAATCCCCACGTCCGCCGCAGACGCTGATACATGGCCGCGTAGAGAGTGTTCGAATCGACAGGATCCATAACCAGATCGATGGCGCCTGTATATTCATTAACATATAAAACCTTCTCCCAGCTCTTTCCACCATCAGTCGATTTGAAGACGCCGCGCTCATCTGACCCCTTCCAGAGATTGCCGGGTGAGGCGACATAAACAATGTCCGGATTTCGGGGATGGACGCGGATGCGAGCTGTGTGGTACGTCTCCTCAAGACCGAGATGGCGCCACGATTCTCCCCCATCATCAGATCGGTAAACACCATTACCCCAGGAAGTACTCTGCCGATTCTGCTGTTCTCCTGTTCCGGCGTAGATGATGTCACGGCTGGAAGGGGCGATGGCAATATCGCCAAAGGTACTTACCGGCTGATCATCAAATACCGGCTTCCACGTCGTACCTTTGTTGCTGGACTTCCAGATACCGCCGGATGCCGAGCCAACATAGATGGTTGACGGATCATCAGGCAGCACCTCAACATCGTGGATCCGGCCTCCCGTTACCGCGGGGCCAATACACCTGAACTTCAAATTGGTGAGATGACTACTCGTCAATTCCAGTCTGTCCTGCCCCATGACTATAGCACAGAACAACATAACTGTCATAAGTCGATATTCTTTCATGTATCCTCCTGAGTGTCCATTTGCTCAACAGAGAAAAGTTAAAAAAAAGCCCCCGGAACGAGGGCTTCCTTCACAACAATAAGATGAGTAGCGTGGACTGATTACTCATTCACCTCCGTTGCCGCATACAGGCCAGGATCTTCAGGCGCATTTTCGTTGGAGGTCAGTTCATCCTGAGCATAAGGTATACGCTCTACATGATTAGTAGCCGCGGCGGTGTTCAATTGGAAGGGCGGAATCAGGTCTGTCTCTCCGGCACCGCGCAGACGTCTGTGATCATTAAAAGGCATGAATGTTCCGAAGCCGGACACATATCGCTCCTCAATGATTTCACGGAGCAAGGCGTCGTCTTTGGAAACACCATCACTGTTTTCCATACCGCCACTTTCGAAGTCAGCTTCAACGTAGGCTTCATACTTGTATTGAGAAGAATCATCGAAGGTTGCATTCAGACGTCCGCCGCCGGTCAGCCACTCGCGGTAATCATTTAAGTTCGATAGCCCGTCATCAAATCCCGATGTTCTGGCTGCCGCTTCAGCCTTGATCAACTGATTCTCAAAGTAGGTGACCATGGGTTGCGGTTCGAACTGCTCAATGACGCCCAAGTTCGATGAAAATGAACTTTCATCAATTTTGTAATAACCGAAGCGGGCGGTTTCGTCTGTCTTATCGTTGCCTCTGTAGACATCAGTTGTATCATTGAGCAATTGCATCAGATAGCTGTCGCCTGTACCGATGTCACCTGTACGCGATCCTGCCAGGATTATGTTGAACAGATTCTTATCGCCCTCTAAGGAGGATGCATCCCCTCGCGGGATGTGCAACATATCGCCTGCGGAGGACGAAATACCAGAATTTGCCGCGGAAAGAGCCGTACTGTAGTCCTTCTGGATCAAAGCATAGCGTGCCTTCAGTGTATATGCCGCAGCGATCCAGTCATCTTTATCACCATTGAAATATATATCGTAGACCTCTTCTCGGCTGGAGGCTGATTGCAGAGCAGAAATACCATCATCCAGAAGTGATGACAGGGCATTCAAGACTGAGACCTGTGAATCGAACTTGGGGTCATCTACCTCACCTCCAATCTCTGAATAAGGGACGTCACCCATGAGAATCGCCATAGTACCCACGGCATGAGCTTCCACAACTTTGGCAATCCCCACCAGCAGTTTGTCATCTGGTGCGGTCTCCACGACGTGGCGTACATTAGTGACAACGCCGGTATACACCCGCCGCCAAGAACCGTTGGATTCCACAGTTGAAAGTGAATAACCGTAGATATTGGAGTAGAGAGATGTAAAACCGGTTAGCTGGCCACAATACATTCCGCTGATGCGGTTCAAATGACCACATTGCGCCAACGTATTAGCAAGCTGTGCACCGTTGAGAAACAGTCTCGAGTCAACATCTGCAAGCGTGATCTCATTCGGATTATCATTGAGATCCCCCGGGATCTCACATGATGTCAGAACTACCGAAATCGCAATCAGAGAAAACATAAATACTTTTTTCATCGTTCCAAATTCCTCTATTTTAATGTTCATCATCTTACCCTCCACCTAGAAGTTTGCTTCGATTGAGAACAGGTAGGACTTTGTACTCGGATTAGCAAAGTAATCTAAGCCAAACCCGGTTTGAATTCCCCCGACGTTGACCGCGGGATCCACGCCAACCAGCTCTTTGTACCATGCCCAGAGATTACGAGCTGTGGCTGAGAACGTGACTGAACTGAGCCTTGTCTTCTCCCTGAATGCAGGTGAAGCAAGCGTGTAAGAAAGTGTCAGTTCTTTGATGCGGGAGAATGTGGCGTCCTTTATGGAAAAGTTGTAAGCCTGGTTATCTCCAAAGCCACCGCCGATGCCGTGACGATACCACGCTTCATCCAAGAGAACATCACCGCCGCCGAAATCGTGGACACTCCCTCGAACAGAGGTGCCGGCCAAAATCGTATCGCCGTCCACATTTATAAGGTCTTGGGTAAGTGTTGTCCGTTCAGCTGTTTCCATGGTGGTACCAAAACGGCGTAACACCCACTGCGTCCGGGGCGAATACCTGCCACCCTGTGAATGCTCAAAAAGGATATTCAATCTGAAGTTCTTCCAGTGGGCATTTAAACCAACGGTACCACGCCAGTCGGGGTTTGGATCACCGAGAACAATCGGCAGGGGCGTTATTTGGGGAAAACCGTTATCGTCCAGTACTAGTTTCCCATCCACGGTTCCATCCTCAGTCAGCGATCCGGTTCCATAGAGTGCACCAATGGGGAATCCCACTCTGGCAACGGAGTTAACAGAGCCAGAGCCTAAGTAAATAACTTCGGTCCCAGCTAGGTCTAAGACTTCATTCTTGTTGGTGGCCCAGTTGAAGATGAGATCAAGACCCATATTGGTCTGATTGATCATGTTCCATGATCCGTCCAACTCAAACCCTTTGTTTTCCATCCTGGCTGCATTTTTGTACTGGGTGTCATAACCTGATGAGGGAGAAAGAGAAACATTGATGAGCATGTCATTGATTTCATTCTGATAGCTGGTGAAACTGAGGGCGAACTTGTCATCAAAAAAACGAAGGTCCATTCCAATCTCTGTTTCTGTCTTCACCTCAGGTTTCAAATCGGGGTTTCCTCTGTCATCATCTACTCGATAGCCGCCACCCCAGAGACCCACTTCAAGAGGATCGCTGTACGTACTGTAGGTGAATCCGCTCTCCGCAAGCGTTTCAAAGCGATGAGCAGACGGCCTTACACCCACCTGTCCATAGGCAACTCGCAACTTGCCGAAGCTGATGGGGAGCGCTCCGCTGACCATATCGGTAAACTGATACGCCAAGTCGGCTGCAGGATAAAAATAAGATTCCTTGATCGTTGAATGATCCTCAAGTGCACCGGACAGATTCAAGTAGATTTGATCCAGGGCATCGATTGAAAGTATACCATATGTTCGTGTCGAACGAATGAACAGCCGGCTGTTGGAAACGGAAGATGCCTCTGCCGCTGTATTCACATTGGTCGTGTGCTTATCGGTATTCACCAGGAATCCCGTAATGCTGGAAGAGCCCCTACTGTAAGCACGATCATTCATACTGTAACCAATAGTTGCCAGCATGGAAGCTGAGGAACCAAGCGGCACATTTTGACGCGCAATTACGCCATAACTGGTCTCACGATTGGTAATACGATCAATATTGAATAGACCAGAATTCCTTGCTGATCCAGAGGAACCAGGTGGAAAGAACCCTTCACGGTTATCGGTGAAAGTGTCAACACCGGCCCGCAGGACAATGTCAGTCCTGTCAGATGGCGTAATATTCATCTCATTCGAAATGATCAGACGGTTCACAGTAGTCAGGTTCATTTGTTCATTAATAGTCCACAGGGGATTATTGTATATTGGGTTTGTACTGGGACCACCAAGATTACGGCGATAGGCACGGTGGCGATCTGAGTACTCAGTCTTATTCCCATCTGAATCCACATCTACAAATGTCCCCTTGTAGTGAGTGAGGTCAAAGTCTGGTGCATTTCTGAGCAGACCCAATAAAAGACCCGCAACATTGGACCCTCGCTGAAGACGATTGGAGTTAGAGTAAGTATACCCAATCTTGGAGTTCATGGTTATCCAGTCGGAGAGCCAGAATTTTGTATTCAGTCTGACATTGTCACGATCGTAAAACGCATTGCGGACAATTCCATCCTGTCGCATCCTACCATAACTGAATAGATATGTTTTTGTGGCATCACCGCCAGAAATCTGGAAATCATCCAAGTCATATGTTCCTGTCTGGAATATCTGATCCCAGTTTGAGTCTACATAAATCTCTTTGGAGTTTTTCCCTGTAATCTTGTACTGGGTGAAGGTACCGTCCTCAGAAACAAAGTGGTCGCCGCTTGTATCCACTTCATCAGCTCCACCGGAACGGTCGGGGATATAATCACCCCACGATTCTGCTTGAGTCCCTGCCGAGCCATTTCGCCCCTGTCCCCAGACGGTCTGCATGGGAATCCGCTCATGGATTTCATCGAAAGATTTGGTGCGCTTATAACTCATTCTCATCTTGCCGGGAGCACCTTCTTTCGTTTTGACTACAATTACGCCATTGGCAGCTCTTGAGCCCCAGAGGGCTGCGGCTGAGGCACCCTTCAAGACTTCAACAGATTCAATGTCGTTGATATTGAGGTCGTTTACGCGGGATTGCTGTGACGTACCGCCAAACCTGTCATGTCCAGCATAAATCTGTGAGTTATTAGTAGGCACGCCATCCACAATAATGAGCGGCTGGCTGGCACCAGAAATCGTGTTATGACCCCGAATCCTTATCGATGTACCGGCGCCGGGATCACCGCTAACAGCACTGGCAACCACATTAGAAGCCTTAGCCGCCAGAGAATTTGCAATCAACGATTCGCCTGAGCGTGCCATATCACCTGCAGCTACCGGAACACTGGTTGATCCCTGCTGATCACGGTTAGCCTGGAAACCGAGGGCCGTCACACTTACAGACTTCATCTGCAAAACGTCTACAGATAATTCAAAGTTCTGCGTAACAATGGGTGGTGAAAGTATGACAGTTACTGATGCCGCGCTGTAACCGATATATTCTGCCCTCAGGGACACCTGATTGCCCGATTCTGTGGTCGGGACTGTAAGGGAATAGTCACCGTTTACGTCCGTCGCTGCTCCATACGCCGTGTTTATTATCAATACATTGGCGCCTGTCAGCGGCGTTCCGGCGTCATCGGTAACCTTTCCCTGCACGGTGATACCAGTCTGTGCCGTGCCTGCGGCGACGAAAACAATCATTAGAAGTATACTCAGCGTGGAAAATGATTTTCTCATGGTTTCTCCCTCTCAGTTATACGATTGGCTTGATAATGGGGGCTGGCGAATCAGCAAATAACCAAATTTCTTGCACTTTCTTTGAACACTAAAGATGTGAAGATTTTACAATATCAAGATG
Protein-coding regions in this window:
- a CDS encoding glycosyl hydrolase, whose amino-acid sequence is MKEYRLMTVMLFCAIVMGQDRLELTSSHLTNLKFRCIGPAVTGGRIHDVEVLPDDPSTIYVGSASGGIWKSSNKGTTWKPVFDDQPVSTFGDIAIAPSSRDIIYAGTGEQQNRQSTSWGNGVYRSDDGGESWRHLGLEETYHTARIRVHPRNPDIVYVASPGNLWKGSDERGVFKSTDGGKSWEKVLYVNEYTGAIDLVMDPVDSNTLYAAMYQRLRRTWGFNGGGPGSGIYKTTDGGKTWRALTSGIPEGDKGRIGLAISRTNGKVLYATVEHPEEAGVYRSADGGSSWNKVNDLNPRPMYYSHIFIDPTDEDRVYLLAVEFYRSDDGGKTFRQMPTRPTYDVGVHSDHHTLWIDPANPEHFYLAGDAGLHESWDMGETYIRMNNFPIGQFYAIGYDMRTPYNVYGGMQDNHSWMGPSTSRHWIGIIDDDWHQIGFGDGMYQQPDPSDQRYVYSNAQNGSITRLDSQTGDLLDIRPYPPGDEEPYRFDWVTPILLSQHYPSTVYFGGNRLFISKDRGESWERTEDLTRQVERDSLMLMGVKGAGEILSKNDGTSFYGEITTIAESPLDYRILWVGTDDGNVQVSKNGGRSWTNVSGNVRGVRDGTYVSRIIASSTGLGVAYVALDAHRDGDFAPYLLKTTNFGKTWRKLTRGLPRDGSVNVIVEHPANPDLLFLGTEHALFVSTTGGERWTKFDSNLPTTLYDDLKIHPRDNDLIVGTHGRSIWILDDIAPLSEWSKVAAGSNSHLFSVRPATIFHYWKDTSYRGQGAWMGENLPFGALIDYYVYEAVDSLSLAVYNRAGKLIRRIAGSEEAGVIHRAVWDLRHEPPPYEEDDEEKEGLVKSETILPELPRSVDPPGPFVRPGEYTVVLSADGNESSTTVRVVSDPEMNIRPSQWRKRESFLLGLLELQRSAWDLSQRADDWSEKLTVEHDSLAASGEVEEIFAAVVDSVEATAKEINKVRRKIYRLAGEFNGSGVRQGSLYPPTETHEQRKARLMTDLQQEAEKFSSLRQIKQ
- a CDS encoding SusD/RagB family nutrient-binding outer membrane lipoprotein; this encodes MKKVFMFSLIAISVVLTSCEIPGDLNDNPNEITLADVDSRLFLNGAQLANTLAQCGHLNRISGMYCGQLTGFTSLYSNIYGYSLSTVESNGSWRRVYTGVVTNVRHVVETAPDDKLLVGIAKVVEAHAVGTMAILMGDVPYSEIGGEVDDPKFDSQVSVLNALSSLLDDGISALQSASSREEVYDIYFNGDKDDWIAAAYTLKARYALIQKDYSTALSAANSGISSSAGDMLHIPRGDASSLEGDKNLFNIILAGSRTGDIGTGDSYLMQLLNDTTDVYRGNDKTDETARFGYYKIDESSFSSNLGVIEQFEPQPMVTYFENQLIKAEAAARTSGFDDGLSNLNDYREWLTGGGRLNATFDDSSQYKYEAYVEADFESGGMENSDGVSKDDALLREIIEERYVSGFGTFMPFNDHRRLRGAGETDLIPPFQLNTAAATNHVERIPYAQDELTSNENAPEDPGLYAATEVNE
- a CDS encoding SusC/RagA family TonB-linked outer membrane protein codes for the protein MRKSFSTLSILLMIVFVAAGTAQTGITVQGKVTDDAGTPLTGANVLIINTAYGAATDVNGDYSLTVPTTESGNQVSLRAEYIGYSAASVTVILSPPIVTQNFELSVDVLQMKSVSVTALGFQANRDQQGSTSVPVAAGDMARSGESLIANSLAAKASNVVASAVSGDPGAGTSIRIRGHNTISGASQPLIIVDGVPTNNSQIYAGHDRFGGTSQQSRVNDLNINDIESVEVLKGASAAALWGSRAANGVIVVKTKEGAPGKMRMSYKRTKSFDEIHERIPMQTVWGQGRNGSAGTQAESWGDYIPDRSGGADEVDTSGDHFVSEDGTFTQYKITGKNSKEIYVDSNWDQIFQTGTYDLDDFQISGGDATKTYLFSYGRMRQDGIVRNAFYDRDNVRLNTKFWLSDWITMNSKIGYTYSNSNRLQRGSNVAGLLLGLLRNAPDFDLTHYKGTFVDVDSDGNKTEYSDRHRAYRRNLGGPSTNPIYNNPLWTINEQMNLTTVNRLIISNEMNITPSDRTDIVLRAGVDTFTDNREGFFPPGSSGSARNSGLFNIDRITNRETSYGVIARQNVPLGSSASMLATIGYSMNDRAYSRGSSSITGFLVNTDKHTTNVNTAAEASSVSNSRLFIRSTRTYGILSIDALDQIYLNLSGALEDHSTIKESYFYPAADLAYQFTDMVSGALPISFGKLRVAYGQVGVRPSAHRFETLAESGFTYSTYSDPLEVGLWGGGYRVDDDRGNPDLKPEVKTETEIGMDLRFFDDKFALSFTSYQNEINDMLINVSLSPSSGYDTQYKNAARMENKGFELDGSWNMINQTNMGLDLIFNWATNKNEVLDLAGTEVIYLGSGSVNSVARVGFPIGALYGTGSLTEDGTVDGKLVLDDNGFPQITPLPIVLGDPNPDWRGTVGLNAHWKNFRLNILFEHSQGGRYSPRTQWVLRRFGTTMETAERTTLTQDLINVDGDTILAGTSVRGSVHDFGGGDVLLDEAWYRHGIGGGFGDNQAYNFSIKDATFSRIKELTLSYTLASPAFREKTRLSSVTFSATARNLWAWYKELVGVDPAVNVGGIQTGFGLDYFANPSTKSYLFSIEANF